The Hoplias malabaricus isolate fHopMal1 chromosome 9, fHopMal1.hap1, whole genome shotgun sequence genome contains a region encoding:
- the LOC136707620 gene encoding synaptopodin-2-like isoform X1, whose product MGAGDQVWISDWGFGLQHSGSQPNCTLRVDQVKEGSNVSLAGLREDDEIVSINGETCSGLSLSEAVELIKSATDGLQLLVKRCCFQGGFQAVSTTLTIPPPQRPQAPKELYISESQDEAFYGETDIEAESPGRTPMVRTQFCIPPKDRFGANTQISESGGTELEITPGSVVELQLSLSQATLQETGCTSLGCARGVEKEFYHTKNKEDEDNTATVRVPGCTIYVPLHEREPLRQRGVLISAASARRSSGSERVGSSETEAQASERVDYGEGEGGHSEEFPTSSSVSFGIPSEEGDSESERELNKPNKHRAKHARLRRSESLSEKQVKEAKSKCKRIALLLTAATPNPNNKGVLMFKKHRQRAKQYTLVSYGTGEDEPDFEDEGEDQDDDKRTHTVEFTVLATSETELDEDFFTNPPGHKSIATFDWDTGLLEIERKLHNPDDMSALPETKGKGALMFAQRRQRIDEIAAEHEEMRSKGIPVEGVQEAEKQYQQVEQSPYVQATDSQNYMDVNVHHQQQQQQQYQQYQEQYYQQQQYQEYQQQLQYQQQQQHYQKQQQQEQQHYQQQELQQQHYQQQQELQQQHYQQQQEYQHQHYQQQQEYQQQQQYNQTQQYQQQPQVQQYLHHMNDVSSQQSNVMQSSVMNRCAKPFSIQNTPESQFSPSTGEEQPCYSVGQGEQIASRDERISVPAIKTGILQDTKRKNKVKPMFTFKESPKVSPNPMLLNLLNKSDKKAGFESGPEEDYLSLGAEACNFLQPTDIKHKIPPPVAPKPHINPVSPPWSPQPELTSQQFPQHAENNIQATAEAPGPEAEPAPEMESSVMPEQRPPPTPAPELQEAPTETPSQEQQVEVGVWSQSEQQMQPDQQQETWNENQPQQLNNSQPVQSSPQVHAKSELHVSFWGQSPSPTQQQQPPVSTWGTAEVQPQTLAQTQTHLQPWVTQPQVQMQPATAFQTQSQPQPPWVTQSPPQPQPQAQPQPQPQAQPQPQSQAQLQAPQMNSWATAATQSPAQPQWGPSQMQAQSSASMWSPDINQAQVQPAWAQQQQKSQPLPPWAAPQPHSQPPWAQAQSQPQSQPPWGSQAQQQPLPQQPWTHPQSPVQAQPPWVQPPSQPPAQIQQSQNAWASVPTQPQQQQPWAQQPQEHSQQMMNSWAPDQNQVQPQWSQPQPPALAQPPWVHQTQQEAPPTPLSQSKTVTNAWEPRAQQVSSTTTPPAESQKQKPWSPPQTTQPPLQRMGSYTFGTKAPSPTPPSSTMSPSGMGSAFEMPALRGKGAELFAKRQSRMEKYVVDSDTVQANKARPSSPSPSLPTAWKYSPNCRAPPPLAYNPLQSPSYPPGAIKQPPSSSPSIKNKNKAKDKDKPAPKPLHVLDVMKHQPYQLNSSLFTYGPAAEKLAAEREAAEKLAAQKAAEAQAQAEAQAQDQAQAYVQVAGPPDQNQHLRYDQAPGPYGFIQQQPQPPQQHYGMSGPSPAVHDGHYHLPPPNSYQVAPNSYQQVPYQPMYNPQQAYQQPPSNPYQQPPSNPYQQPSSPHYQQPPPYQSGPIPTYPAAPAPSYQQSPSSYVVPTCPVVARADSASGNSVLTAPKPKFSAKKSAAQVWKPSAVENVEK is encoded by the exons ATGGGTGCAGGAGATCAGGTGTGGATATCAGACTGGGGCTTCGGGCTCCAGCACAGCGGGTCACAGCCCAACTGTACACTCCGAGTTGATCAG GTTAAAGAAGGCAGTAATGTGTCCTTGGCTGGTTTGCGAGAAGATGATGAGATAGTGTCTATTAATGGAGAGACCTGTTCCGGCCTCAGTCTTTCAGAGGCTGTTGAACTCATCAAGAGCGCCACTGATGGTCTGCAGCTACTGGTGAAAAG ATGTtgttttcaagggggctttcaAGCAGTTAGCACCACTCTGACAATCCCTCCCCCACAAAGGCCTCAGGCTCCAAAGGAACTCTACATCTCTGAGTCACAAGATGAAGCATTTTATGGAGAGACAGACATTGAAGCTGAAAGCCCTGGACGGACCCCTATGGTCCGAACCCAGTTCTGCATTCCTCCAAAGGACAGGTTTGGAGCTAACACCCAAATTTCTGAAAGTGGAGGAACTGAATTAGAAATTACTCCAGGGTCTGTGGTGGAGTTGCAGCTGTCCCTCTCTCAGGCCACTCTGCAGGAGACGGGCTGTACTTCACTAGGCTGTGCTCGTGGAGTTGAAAAAGAGTTCTACCACACGAAAAATAAAGAAGATGAGGACAATACTGCCACCGTCAGAGTCCCAGGCTGCACCATCTACGTCCCCCTCCATGAGAGAGAGCCTTTGCGTCAGAGAGGCGTACTCATCAGTGCTGCATCTGCTAGGAGGAGCTCTGGAAGTGAAAGGGTGGGCTCTAGTGAGACTGAAGCACAGGCCAGTGAACGAGTGGATTATGGTGAGGGAGAAGGAGGGCACTCGGAGGAATTCCCCACCTCTTCCAGTGTCTCCTTTGGAATTCCATCAGAAGAGGGGGACTCGGAGTCTGAGAGGGAGCTCAACAAGCCCAACAAACACAGGGCAAAGCACGCCA GGCTCCGTCGGAGTGAGAGCCTGTCTGAGAAGCAGGTGAAGGAGGCCAAGTCTAAATGCAAGCGCATTGCTCTGCTTCTCACTGCTGCCACCCCCAACCCCAATAACAAGGGGGTGTTGATGTTCAAGAAGCATAGGCAAAGGGCCAAGCAGTACACACTTGTAAGCTACGGAACCGGAGAGGACGAACCAGATTTTGAAGACGAGGGGGAAGACCAAGACGACgacaagagaacacacactgtTGAGTTCACTGTTCTAGCCACCAGTGAAACTGAACTTGATGAGGATTTCTTCACCAACCCGCCAGGCCACAAAAGTATTGCAACCTTTGATTGGGATACTGGATTGCTTGAGATAGAGCGCAAGCTTCACAACCCGGACGATATGAGTGCACTCCCTGAAACCAAGGGCAAAGGAGCCCTGATGTTTGCTCAGCGCAGGCAGCGTATAGATGAGATTGCGGCTGAGCACGAAGAGATGAGAAGTAAGGGAATCCCTGTTGAAGGAGTGCAGGAGGCTGAGAAGCAGTACCAACAGGTGGAACAGAGCCCATACGTGCAGGCTACCGACAGCCAGAATTACATGGATGTAAATGTGCACcaccaacagcagcagcaacagcaatACCAGCAATACCAAGAACAGTATTATCAGCAGCAACAATACCAGGAATACCAGCAGCAGTTACAGTACcagcaacagcaacaacattatcagaaacagcaacaGCAAGAGCAACAGCATTACCAGCAGCAAGAGCTTCAGCAACAGCATTACCAGCAGCAGCAAGAGCTCCAGCAACAGCATTATCAACAACAGCAAGAGTACCAGCATCAGCATTATCAGCAACAGCAAGAATACCAGCAACAACAACAGTATAATCAAACTCAACAGTACCAACAACAGCCGCAAGTACAACAGTATTTGCATCATATGAATGATGTATCCAGTCAGCAAAGCAACGTAATGCAGTCATCTGTCATGAACAGATGTGCCAAGCCGTTCTCTATTCAGAACACACCAGAGTCCCAGTTTTCTCCTTCAACAGGTGAAGAGCAGCCTTGTTACTCCGTTGGACAAGGTGAACAAATTGCGTCTCGAGATGAGCGAATATCGGTACCCGCAATCAAGACAGGAATCCTGCAAGACACCAAAAGGAAGAACAAAGTAAAGCCAATGTTCACTTTTAAGGAGTCTCCCAAAGTTTCCCCCAATCCAATGCTGCTAAATCTCCTCAACAAGAGTGACAAGAAGGCTGGATTTGAGTCTGGTCCAGAGGAAGATTACTTAAGCTTAGGGGCAGAAGCCTGCAACTTTTTGCAGCCCACGGACATAAAGCACAAAATCCCACCCCCGGTAGCTCCCAAGCCACACATAAATCCAGTCTCTCCACCATGGTCGCCACAACCTGAACTCACAAGCCAGCAGTTCCCTCAACATGCTGAAAATAACATCCAGGCAACTGCTGAGGCTCCTGGGCCTGAAGCCGAGCCTGCCCCTGAAATGGAGTCCTCTGTCATGCCAGAGCAGAGACCTCCCCCCACACCTGCTCCTGAGTTACAGGAAGCTCCCACTGAAACCCCCTCACAGGAACAGCAAGTAGAAGTCGGTGTGTGGAGTCAGTCTGAGCAACAAATGCAACCAGATCAGCAACAAGAAACTTGGAATGAGAATCAACCCCAGCAGTTAAATAACTCTCAGCCTGTCCAATCATCACCTCAAGTACATGCAAAGTCAGAGTTGCATGTCAGCTTTTGGGGTCAATCTCCCTCTCCgactcagcagcagcagccaccAGTGAGTACCTGGGGTACAGCTGAGGTTCAGCCACAAACCCTTGCACAGACGCAAACACACTTGCAGCCTTGGGTAACGCAACCCCAAGTCCAAATGCAACCAGCCACAGCATTTCAAACTCAGTCTCAGCCCCAGCCTCCATGGGTGACACAGAGTCCACCTCAACCTCAACCCCAAGCCCAACCTCAACCTCAACCCCAAGCCCAACCTCAGCCACAATCTCAAGCCCAACTCCAAGCTCCCCAGATGAATTCATGGGCAACAGCTGCAACTCAGTCACCAGCTCAGCCCCAATGGGGCCCATCTCAAATGCAGGCGCAGTCGTCTGCCAGTATGTGGTCTCCGGATATAAATCAGGCCCAAGTACAGCCAGCTTGggcacaacaacaacagaaatcaCAACCTTTACCACCTTGGGCAGCCCCTCAACCACATTCTCAGCCCCCTTGGGCTCAAGCTCAGAGCCAGCCACAGTCTCAGCCACCCTGGGGGTCTCAGGCTCAACAGCAACCACTGCCTCAACAGCCATGGACCCATCCTCAGAGTCCAGTTCAAGCACAGCCTCCATGGGTTCAACCTCCTTCGCAGCCTCCAGCACAAATACAGCAGTCCCAGAATGCTTGGGCCTCAGTGCCTACCCAGCCACAACAGCAGCAACCATGGGCTCAACAACCTCAAGAGCACTCGCAGCAAATGATGAACTCATGGGCACCGGATCAGAATCAAGTACAGCCACAATGGAGTCAGCCACAGCCTCCAGCTCTGGCACAACCTCCATGGGTTCATCAGACTCAGCAGGAGGCCCCACCAACACCACTGTCTCAGAGTAAAACAGTCACAAATGCGTGGGAACCCCGGGCCCAACAAGTTTCAAGCACCACCACACCACCTGCTGAATCTCAGAAACAGAAACCATGGAGTCCACCTCAGACCACTCAGCCCCCTCTACAGCGAATGGGTTCATACACCTTTGGAACAAAGGCACCATCACCCACTCCTCCAAGCAGCACAATGTCCCCCTCTGGAATGGGATCAGCTTTTGAGATGCCAGCCTTGAGGGGGAAAGGAGCAGAACTATTTGCCAAGAGGCAATCCAGAATGGAGAAATATGTGGTGGATTCTGACACGGTGCAAGCGAACAAGGCAAGACCTTCTTCACCTTCTCCTTCTTTGCCAACAGCATGGAAGTATTCGCCTAATTGTCGGGCTCCTCCACCATTAGCGTATAATCCACTTCAGTCCCCCTCATATCCTCCAGGTGCCATTAAACAACCTCCATCTTCTAGCCCTTCTataaagaacaaaaataaagcCAAAGATAAAGACAAACCTGCCCCCAAACCTCTCCATGTTCTAGATGTCATGAAGCACCAACCCTACCAGTTAAATTCTTCCCTTTTTACGTATGGGCCAGCAGCAGAGAAACTTGCTGCAGAAAGAGAGGCAGCTGAAAAGCTTGCCGCTCAGAAAGCAGCTGAAGCTCAAGCCCAAGCTGAAGCTCAAGCCCAAGATCAGGCACAAGCTTACGTTCAAGTTGCTGGTCCTCCAGACCAAAACCAGCATTTGAGATATGATCAGGCTCCTGGCCCCTATGGTTTTATACAACAGCAACCTCAGCCACCCCAGCAGCACTATGGGATGTCTGGTCCCTCACCTGCTGTACATGATGGCCATTATCACCTCCCTCCCCCTAATAGCTACCAGGTTGCCCCCAATTCTTATCAGCAAGTTCCTTATCAACCAATGTATAACCCCCAGCAAGCTTACCAACAACCTCCTTCAAATCCTTACCAACAACCTCCTTCAAATCCTTACCAGCAACCCTCAAGTCCCCACTACCAGCAGCCCCCTCCATATCAAAGTGGCCCTATCCCCACCTACCCAGCAGCTCCAGCACCAAGCTATCAACAATCCCCAAGCTCCTATGTGGTACCTACTTGTCCAGTAGTAGCGAGAGCTGACTCTGCTTCAGGAAATAGTGTGCTTACTGCTCCAAAACCAAAGTTCTCGGCCAAAAAGAGTGCTGCACAGGTTTGGAAGCCTAGTGCTGttgaaaatgttgaaaaatag